The Paramisgurnus dabryanus chromosome 24, PD_genome_1.1, whole genome shotgun sequence genome contains the following window.
AATACATAATCTGTTCAAAGGTTTGAGAAATGATTCTTTCTTTTCACTGTGCATTAGGGATGTATTAaatttttagctcaaaataccttacggatcatttattatatcatgttgAAATTGCCGCTTTGTAGGTGTActcaaaaatgtgccattttggtttttttcttttaaaatgcaaatgagctgatctctgccataaatggcagtgctgtggttggataatgcagattaaggggcggtattattttcatgatatgtcctgtAGCTGGCACAGATAAAGTTTATTTCTTGCTGAATATGTTTGTTACCTtttgaaagtttttgttttgtttgttataaatgttgtgtAATACTTAAATGTTTATTAGGGTATTGCATATTTTATCTGCTTAACAATTGGCAATAGTGACATCTGCTGGAGAAAATAATGATAGAAAAgatgctcacattcacaaaatactcgcaagacgaGAGGTGTGTTCAACATCGGCTGCGGCTGGATGtgaccgatcggcgagattagcCGTGTGCAGGCGGGGAGGAGCTGAAAAAGGAGACGTGAAGTCGGACGCGCTGTGCTTCCCGTACTTTGCGGCATTTACGTCAAGCATGGCTGATCACGTGTCGTTTGCTTGCTTAATCgcattaaacatgatttgtaagatgtaaactacattaaaagtgaattatactgttttgaatgtccgtgtatgagcatgagtggaactgaagaggcttacatcatctgtttttacaagaataaagttcaacataagcatatattatttaaataccaatgttGTGTGGTCTacgttttttatccattttattttgatgaagatgacacaatataaaattttggctaaaacaaggcaaagtGTGGGCTTTCAGTGAAAGTCTTATAGATGTAGCCCCAATAATAGATGATGTGTATACGCttagaaaaaaatgaaagcaaacacctttaTCACCTGCTGGcgactttgcttacatgttataacggcatgtaaccaaattcaaggttagTTAGGGTAGAAGTTAATTATTCATAGCCAGACTATATTGGGTATATAGTTAGCCATCATTTCTCTGTCTCGGTTTTGGCTTGCTGGGATGCATCGAGCATTGTgcattttaagtaaaaaaaagattataATCAAAGTCACGAGAAACAGTGACATAAACTTAATACTAAAGTCTGGATGAAGTTAGCAAAAACTGCCACAGAATCCTTACAATTATTTCAGAGACCCTCTCCCTGAGTCTTTATTGATTGATGATTCGTTCTTTCTATTGAAAGGCGGGACCCAGTGTGGCCATGTTGAGCATCGCATCCCCCTCattcttacatttacatttatgcaaatgctatttttactcaatttttaattttgattCCATTTCTTCATTATGTTTCTAACTAAACCCACATTGTTTCCAAAATACTGTTCCCTTTTACACAAAGAGAGCTGCATTATATTATATGAAACCACAGTAAAGGTCTTAAATGCTATAGTACTTGTGGTTTTTGTATTCAGGAAAACTGCAACTAGGTCAACAACACCGACAACTGTGTCGATGAGTAATTTCATCTTCTCACATAAAGTCCCTAAATTCATTTTATTCACTATTTTCTTAATCCCCATTAGTGAATGGAAAATCACCCGACAAAGCGATActtcattgttgttttaaaatgttgcaAACAGTTAAAACAGAAACCCACCAAAGAGGATACAGAGAGATCAGTTGTGCAGGTTGTGACGTGAGAGAAAGTTTTTTTGGGGTTTGTGGTTAGATTACAGAGAAATAGATGCACGCACAAGAAGCACGCAGTGCATTTGCACCTTCTCAATTGAACGTTAAGCTTTGAACGCTTTGGTTATGTttgattttctttgtttatttattctcacCTGATGAAGAATATGAATCACTCACTGTTTGTTTTGCTCTGTCTGCTATCGTGCTTGAATGGTAAAATTGTACTTTCTATTTTATTTAGCTTTTGCACTGTTAGCATAAAAGGAAGTTAtgttattaactttaaattatattaatataacattttttacttgttgctaGTTTTGGAGATGATTCTGGTGCTTTTTAGTCAGGCCAAccaatgtttattttcttataacATGGTAATAAACGattcagttttatttgtttataatttCTGTGTTTCAGATGTTTCTTGTGATGGAGTGAATAAGACGGGCAACACTCTTGATGTAATACTGAGATTATCCCAATGTCAAACTGCTtcaacttttttatataaaattctTGTTTTTATCTATCTTATTTGCTTTTCAGGTCCCAGCCCCTAAAATTACAAGAGATTATCCACCATGCGCAGGAGGTTCAAGCTCTAAATGCCTCGTGGTGTGCTCGGTGTCGAGTGTGCCACAGGCTCAGCTCTCGTGGTTTAAAGAAAACGTTTCATTGTCCAACCTCACAATTTCGAATTTCAACACCAAACTTTTTCTAGAAGTGGAAATAAACGATAAAAGCAACATTAGTTGTGTTTTGTCCAGTTCTGGAACCAATCAAACTTCATATCTCAACATTACTCATCTCTGTGGGCCATGTTCAGGTAGGACAGCTTTGATATTATGTCCGTTTCTCAAACAGAAGGCTGCATCCTCGGCAGGTCGCATATATGCAGGCTCCATGcatcatcaagcctggtttatttcagctAACTGAGCATTAcgttcgcaagtcataagcatattacaataatttatgattaactaagtataatagtcaactttataattgttaatattctgaaatgatgacgtatgcaacctacaaatgcgacctacGAAGGATGCAGCCTCACTTTTATGTCTGTCATACATTTTGTTTGTTCTACAGGCTCACTTTTCTTCATTTCCTGTCTTACGTAGTTTTTTTGATAAGGTTTTTGCACTCTGTGGCCATGTTTGCATCGCCTCTAGGCTGCTATTTTAGccatgcaagactaaagtccaATCTACTCGAATGGGAAAAGACAGATATGTCCTAAATCACTGACAACGGTCAAAATTTATACTGTCCCCCACAAACTTTATCCAAATACCTTGTGCACTTGACATATTTCCTGTATGTGGCCTAGTGGGTGTTAAGAACCAGAACATAATGCATGATGGGATACGCTTAGCCTCAAATAGCGTTTCAGAGATActttgggtttagggtttggCATTTTGATGACATGGGCCGGTGAGTGAAGGCAGATAACAGGGCATATCTGGGTCAGTGACGAAAagggtttggcaagatgagaaattcaaaaatctttaaaaaaaaccttgttttataagcatgcatcaggtttatttccaTGCACAtaatgtatttatgttaattttatgcaataaaaaaattacatttgcaccatttttatgaaaggtaatggacctgaaaatgtcaaattatgtaaccgccaattgtgccaaagaacgagaaatattaaatattttatccaccttgatggcatgtaagcataatcatcaaattatatatatatatcatttgtattagtaaaattatgtaaatgtaaattttaatgcgtttttgtaatatttgtactgaaatattctgaaaacagctctgttttctaaataatctttgacaaatgatgtaaaaatgtatatataaaaaaaatgatattacactaaactatagattatactattttttttccatatttttaagaatatatttttattttaaaaatacaagttacaccaattgacacagatcggtttggcaagatgagaaattcaaaaatcttttaaaaaattgttttgaaagcatgcattagatttattttaatgcttgtggtgtatttatgttaattttatgcaaaaaaaatgacatttgcaccatttttatttaagataagactgaatggacctgaaaatgtcaaatggtatAACCGCCAATTActccaaagaatgagaaatatttaatattttaaccaccttgatggcatgtaagcgtaatcatcaaaaaatattattttaaaatatcatttaattatttatttctaaatgtaaatttgaatgtgtttttgtaatatttgtcttgacatatgctgaaaacagttttgttttctaaataatctttgacaaatgatgtaaaaatgtatataaaaaaaatgatattacactaaactataGATGATACtatttttttccatatttttaagaatatatttttatttttatataaaaaaaacactagtTACACCAaatgacacagaccggttacaccacattgacatttttgcaattatcccccaaatattctttcaaaattaaataaaaccaaaaatgttagacttaaaacttaaaaaaagagaatgtatgcaagtaatctacAAATTTATTTAGATtacagacacaaaataattaacgtcattGCAATGAACAGTCTTGACCCATGAAAGAAGAGTCTTGTGCACTTACTTCCTGTTGCGTGCATGTGCACACAAGTGGCCAATACCGCAAGTGTGGTATTTGTACAAAGACAATATCTACATTcacagaaaaaaggtacaaaagctgtcactggggtggtccCCTTGGaaacatgcatttttgtaacttaaagtgatagtttggccgaaagtgaaaattatcccatgatttactcactctcaagaGATCTGAGTTacacatgtccatcatttttcaaacaaacacatactaagatattttcagattttgagAAAGATTAATGCACATTCTTTGGGCTTGAAAGAATTAGATCCCATACTCATCCATTACCTCTCATGCATGCTCACCCCTACATATTTGTATTTCACAGTAACATACAGGTTTTATATGTTTGATATGGTCTCTTATGTTTTGAAACAGCTAAAGGATCAAAGATATCCGTTACTGAGGGAGATTCTGTCACTTTAAACGCAAACCTTACTAAACAAGTGGACATAGATTGGATGTATAAAGAAAACACTCTCATTTCTAAACACACGAGTCAAAACGCAACTACATACTATGGCTGTGAGGATGGCAGATTCATTAACAAACTTCAGCTGGATATTAAAACTGGATCTCTCACCATCACTAACATCAGTAAAATCCACTCTGGACTCTATAAACTGAGCATCGATGGACAACATCAAGGATGTCGGAGTTATGATATTACTGTCGGTGAGTTCATCTTACCTGTAACAAATGACTTACGGCTACTGCTTCTATAAAATGGCAGCAATCGCAACATTATAGTACACTAATGTACTAAATagttattataataaaatgtttgctATTGCTAGGCATGTAaccattcattttctttattctGTGATGTTCTTCAGATCCTCTTCCCGCTCCTGTCATCACAAATGACTCGAAACAATGTCCTTCATCATCAAAATGTAGTGTAAAGTGTTCAGTGAATGTGAGAGATGTGAGTCTGTCCTGGTACAAAGGAAACAGTTCATTGTCCAGCATCAGTGTGTCTGATCTCAAACACAACTTTATTTGTCTGGAGGTGGGATATCAGGATAAAAACGCATACAGCTGTGTGGTGAATAATTCAGTTACCAGGACTACACCACTCAACATCCCTGAACTATGTAAAGGTATGACCACAGTAAAcattaaagagacactccacttttaaaaaaaattaattttccagctcccatagagttaaagatttgatttttatcgttttggaatccattcagccgatctccgggtctggcgctagcacttttagcatagcttagcacaatccattgaatctgattagaccattagcatcatgctcaaaataactaaagagttttgatatttttcctgtttaaaacttgactcttctgtagttacatcgtctactaagaccgatggaaaattaaaagttgcgatttctTTTAGGctgatatggttaggaactatactctcattctggcgtaataatcaaggactttgctgccgtaacatgactGCAATTACGCAGCTCCTGCAAATAGTcaccttagtatctttcaatagcaggggactattttcgggcagtgtgtaatatcactacgcctcctgcagccatgttatggcagcaaagtccttgattattacgccagaatgagagtatagttcatagccatatctgcctagaaaatcacaacttttatttttttgtcggtcttagtacacgatgtaactacagaagagtcaagagtctttcgttattttttagcgtaatgctaatgatctaatcagattcaatggattatgctaagctttgctaaaagtggtatcgccagacccgaagatcagctgaatggattccaaaaaggtaaaaaatatcaaatgtttaactctaggggagctggaaaattagcatattttcaaaaaaagtggagtgtccctttaatgtccTTATCTCTCAGTCACGTGTATTTTTAggataattattttatatagttTGGGATAAGTTTGCAGCTTTGTGCTTGTTTCTATtgtaaaatatctttaaatgattttatttaaaaaaaaaaaaagatttatttacTGAAATGTTAAGGGATTGTTCAATTTTTTCGTACAGAGAACAATAATACCATTCTTTATATGGTCATGCATTTTCTTATTGGCTCTTCTCCAAATGTATCGTTATGGTACAAATTATTTGAAGATTTTGATATTGTGAACCctgtatataaaaaataatgtcaAATACGAACTGAAGCTGTATCTTGGCAATGCTTTTAACAATTAATAATACAAGGTTTGCAAAGCAACGCCACCTGTTGGTCAAATGAAGTAAACAAATgagttaaatgcatttttaatctttaatAATCCTATTGATATTTACTCTCTGATTGAACTTATAACTGTCTTCTGTTTGTTATTACAGGTGAAAGCCGTTCAAGTATTGGTATTATATTTGGGGTATTGATAGTTGTTATACTATTGGTTTTGGTTGTGATGTGGTGCCGGAGAAGACAAAGATATCACGGGTAACTATCACATACAGCTGATTTGGGCAAAAATGAGTTGCCTTAGTTGTAATAACTTTTGTTCGCACAAACGGAACAGCAATATTTAGTGtgtttgttattttagttttatcttTAGGCACATTGGACTTTAAGAGACTTTAGGattgttttactgtaaggtgGATTGATATGACACAAAAACGAAAAAATGGCTCATAATCTCACATACCAAGTAGCTGAGCCCTATAACACTGTCATATAGATTTAAtgtaatatattaaatatatttataaactaaataaagatctATCAATCTGATGGCACCCTTGAATTTGTTTTTCGCAGACAACTATAAAGGTCAAACCACGGCATGCAAAACCTTTGCAGAAGGTaaatggttttatttcatttttcgGTGAAACCATTGAATACCAAATTATTGCCtgttttgtttatataaaaatgtgtttatgtaaCAGGTCCACATCATACTGAAGAGACAGAACAACAAGGACTTTTTATTTAGGTCAAAGTGGATTTCAGACAGACATTGTGTTATCCTTGGAAGCAGATATTGAAAGACACATAGTAAAGATGTACGACAGCTAGAATGTTTGTAGAAATACTataaaacaacaataaatgtgttttcatattcATTTTGGTGTCAATTTGAAAGTCTTGGAGTgatgtaaatatattttgtttcgATTAGTTGTGTTTGCACAGGTAGGGGTGTAATATTTTCTCTTTCATCAGCTTGTCTtgattttaaaagtttttgaaaagttacccaccagcatttttttgtgatttttaaaagtttcacaaaatgccttccagaataATGTCTTCTAAAAtgatataaacatataaatatatcaaatgaaagaacagaccttctGCTTAGAAACAAAACGAggaaaaacgtttcatcctatctctattttttctctgtttataaactcttaaatatgggtattttttctttaaaaattcaatttttttgcaaaaagctgaaataacttcatttttgtgaaggaattttgttagagatcagattcagaacgattatcaaaacatacacatagtttaaaatgagtaaattacGTTTTGTCTTCAGTTTTTTGTAAATTGGTTaagtgcgccatctagtggataattgcagattaacataaaaaatcatCAGGGACACCTttatatgcaaatgttttctctaaattgacgagataacttgtaaATGACAGGGAAAGAATTAAGTGACATCGAGTTGGTACCTTTGAACATCACAGGcacttacaaaaataaaaacaattaaaataaaaacttgcGATTTTTTGTTGGTTTCTAAACcttattcagttttttttttcaaatagcCATAGATAT
Protein-coding sequences here:
- the LOC135723954 gene encoding uncharacterized protein; this encodes MKNMNHSLFVLLCLLSCLNDVSCDGVNKTGNTLDVPAPKITRDYPPCAGGSSSKCLVVCSVSSVPQAQLSWFKENVSLSNLTISNFNTKLFLEVEINDKSNISCVLSSSGTNQTSYLNITHLCGPCSAKGSKISVTEGDSVTLNANLTKQVDIDWMYKENTLISKHTSQNATTYYGCEDGRFINKLQLDIKTGSLTITNISKIHSGLYKLSIDGQHQGCRSYDITVDPLPAPVITNDSKQCPSSSKCSVKCSVNVRDVSLSWYKGNSSLSSISVSDLKHNFICLEVGYQDKNAYSCVVNNSVTRTTPLNIPELCKGESRSSIGIIFGVLIVVILLVLVVMWCRRRQRYHGQL